A genomic stretch from Sphingobacterium sp. ML3W includes:
- the secA gene encoding preprotein translocase subunit SecA, with product MLKFLSKLFGSKSERDIKGIQPVVEQIKAEYDKLSNLTNDELRAKTADFKERIKNYLADIDQEIDTLKKEADQDEDDMAKKTSIYEQVDKLSKDRDKKLEEVLKDILPEAFAVVKETSRRLTENEELEVTASDFDRELAVYKPNVIINGDKAIWKNKWMAAGTEVTWNMVHYDVQLIGGIVLHSGKIAEMATGEGKTLVGTLPTYLNALSGQGVHIVTVNDYLARRDSEWNAPLFEFHGLSVDCIDKHQPNSPQRRKAYQSDIVYGTNNEFGFDYLRDNMVQTPDALVQGKLHFAMVDEVDSVLIDDARTPLIISGPIPRGDQHEFYQLKPRIERLVHVQKAYINTVLNDAKKALAAGDSDVEGGGLALLRAYRGLPKNKALIKFLSEGANRSILQKVENYYMQEQNKNMPKVDAELYFVIDEKNNQVELTEKGIELITATGEDPSFFILPDVGTEIAEIEKSSLTLEEKAAQKEDMLRDYSIKADRIHSINQLLKAYTLFENDVEYIVDEGKVKIVDEQTGRIMDGRRYSDGLHQAIEAKENVKVEDATQTYATITLQNYFRMYHKLSGMTGTASTEAGELWEIYKLDVVEIPTNRGIQRNDQQDFIYRTAREKYNAVAEEIQRLTEQGRPVLVGTTSVEISELLSRMLQLRKIKHNVLNAKLHQKEADIVAEAGQPGQVTIATNMAGRGTDIKLTEIVKNAGGLAIIGTERHESRRVDRQLRGRAGRQGDPGSSQFFVSLEDNLMRLFASERISNIMVKMGVEEGEVMQHSMLTKSIERAQRKVEENNFGIRKRLLEYDDVMNSQRTVIYSKRKNALFGERLDVDLNNMIFDVAEEIVAEAKEQGNFEDFQIEVIRIFAITPEITAEEFAQGKIEGLTDRLFEQAINAYHHKIDAIGALTVPVLNNVYAERGQIVENVVIPFTDGIRGIQVSANLKKAIESNGKEVFKSFEKGIVLALIDEAWKEHLREMDDLKQSVQNAVYEQKDPIIIYKMEAFNLFKSMLASMNKDVVSFIFKGEIPGQETTSLQARQVNQAPVKTIETKAELVSPTGVSEEDVNDGPKEPVRNENTVGRNDECPCGSGKKYKNCHGANN from the coding sequence ATGTTAAAGTTTTTAAGTAAATTATTTGGAAGTAAATCCGAAAGAGATATCAAGGGGATTCAGCCAGTTGTAGAGCAAATCAAAGCTGAATATGATAAACTTTCAAATCTAACCAATGACGAGTTACGTGCCAAGACCGCTGACTTCAAAGAAAGAATTAAAAATTACCTTGCAGATATTGACCAAGAAATAGATACGCTTAAAAAAGAGGCGGATCAAGATGAGGACGATATGGCTAAAAAAACTTCTATTTATGAGCAAGTAGACAAATTGTCTAAAGATCGTGATAAGAAGTTGGAAGAGGTATTGAAGGATATTTTACCAGAAGCATTTGCTGTGGTGAAGGAAACTTCAAGACGTTTGACAGAAAATGAAGAATTGGAAGTTACTGCCAGTGATTTTGACAGAGAATTGGCTGTCTACAAGCCAAACGTTATTATCAATGGTGATAAAGCCATTTGGAAAAACAAATGGATGGCTGCTGGTACAGAGGTAACCTGGAACATGGTACATTATGATGTACAGTTGATCGGTGGTATTGTATTACATAGTGGTAAGATTGCTGAGATGGCTACGGGTGAAGGTAAGACATTGGTCGGAACTTTGCCAACCTATTTGAACGCACTTTCTGGACAAGGGGTACATATCGTGACCGTGAATGATTATCTTGCTCGTCGTGACTCTGAATGGAACGCCCCATTATTTGAATTCCACGGTTTATCAGTAGATTGTATTGATAAACATCAACCAAACTCGCCGCAACGCCGTAAAGCTTACCAATCAGATATCGTATATGGTACGAACAACGAATTTGGTTTCGACTATTTACGTGATAATATGGTTCAGACACCTGATGCATTGGTGCAAGGTAAATTGCATTTTGCCATGGTCGATGAGGTTGACTCGGTTTTAATTGACGATGCCCGTACGCCATTGATTATTTCAGGTCCTATCCCTCGTGGTGATCAACATGAGTTCTATCAATTGAAACCACGTATTGAGCGTTTGGTACATGTCCAAAAGGCTTATATCAATACCGTATTAAATGATGCTAAAAAAGCATTGGCTGCAGGTGATTCTGATGTAGAAGGTGGTGGCCTAGCTTTATTAAGAGCTTACAGAGGTTTACCTAAAAATAAAGCCTTAATCAAATTCTTGAGTGAAGGAGCTAATCGTTCTATCTTGCAAAAAGTAGAAAACTACTATATGCAAGAGCAAAATAAAAATATGCCTAAAGTTGATGCCGAGCTTTATTTTGTCATCGATGAGAAGAACAATCAGGTAGAACTGACTGAAAAAGGTATTGAATTGATCACAGCCACAGGAGAGGATCCTTCATTCTTTATTTTACCTGATGTAGGTACTGAGATCGCGGAAATTGAAAAGTCTTCGTTGACTTTGGAAGAAAAAGCCGCTCAGAAAGAAGATATGTTACGCGATTACTCAATTAAGGCTGATCGTATTCACTCGATCAATCAATTATTGAAAGCATATACCCTATTCGAGAATGATGTAGAATATATCGTTGACGAGGGTAAAGTGAAAATTGTCGATGAGCAAACAGGCCGTATCATGGATGGTCGTCGTTACTCGGACGGTTTACACCAAGCGATCGAAGCGAAAGAAAATGTAAAAGTCGAAGATGCGACACAGACTTATGCGACGATTACATTACAAAACTACTTCCGTATGTACCACAAACTTTCGGGGATGACTGGTACAGCTTCAACAGAAGCGGGAGAGCTTTGGGAAATCTACAAATTGGATGTTGTTGAAATCCCTACGAATCGTGGTATCCAACGAAATGACCAACAGGATTTTATTTATCGTACTGCACGTGAAAAATACAATGCAGTGGCGGAAGAAATCCAACGTCTGACAGAACAAGGTCGTCCTGTATTGGTTGGTACAACATCGGTAGAAATTTCCGAATTATTGAGTCGTATGCTTCAATTACGGAAGATCAAACATAATGTCTTGAACGCGAAGTTGCACCAGAAAGAAGCCGATATCGTTGCAGAAGCTGGCCAACCAGGCCAAGTAACCATTGCTACGAATATGGCTGGTCGTGGTACCGATATTAAATTGACCGAGATCGTTAAAAACGCTGGGGGTCTTGCTATTATTGGTACTGAGCGTCATGAATCGCGTCGTGTTGACCGTCAGTTACGTGGTCGTGCAGGTCGTCAGGGGGATCCAGGATCATCACAATTCTTTGTTTCCTTGGAAGATAACTTAATGCGTCTATTTGCTTCTGAAAGAATCTCCAATATCATGGTAAAAATGGGTGTTGAAGAGGGAGAAGTAATGCAACATAGCATGTTGACCAAATCTATCGAGCGTGCACAACGTAAAGTTGAGGAGAATAACTTCGGTATTCGTAAACGTTTATTGGAATATGATGACGTCATGAACTCCCAACGTACAGTAATCTATTCAAAACGTAAAAATGCTTTATTCGGAGAGCGTTTAGACGTGGATTTGAATAATATGATCTTTGACGTTGCTGAAGAGATTGTTGCTGAAGCCAAAGAGCAAGGTAATTTTGAAGACTTCCAAATCGAAGTAATCCGTATTTTTGCGATTACTCCGGAAATTACTGCTGAAGAGTTTGCACAAGGTAAGATTGAAGGACTGACAGATCGTCTTTTCGAGCAAGCAATTAACGCTTACCATCATAAAATTGACGCTATTGGCGCATTGACTGTTCCGGTATTAAATAATGTGTATGCAGAACGCGGTCAGATTGTTGAAAATGTGGTTATTCCATTTACAGACGGTATCCGCGGTATCCAAGTTTCAGCTAATTTGAAGAAAGCGATTGAGAGCAATGGTAAAGAGGTTTTCAAATCGTTTGAAAAAGGAATCGTCTTGGCATTGATCGATGAAGCGTGGAAAGAGCATTTACGTGAAATGGATGATCTAAAACAATCTGTTCAAAATGCTGTTTATGAACAAAAGGATCCGATTATTATCTATAAAATGGAAGCCTTTAACTTGTTCAAATCCATGTTGGCTTCTATGAACAAGGATGTCGTGAGCTTTATATTCAAAGGTGAGATCCCTGGACAGGAAACAACTTCATTACAGGCTAGACAAGTAAATCAAGCTCCT
- a CDS encoding 1,4-dihydroxy-6-naphthoate synthase, producing MKLTLGFSPCPNDTFIFDALIHHKIDTKGLDFEVEYQDVETLNLKAFQGDLDITKLSYHAFAYAVEDYELLDAGSALGFGVGPMLITKDATLAETLQAKLKNGDGLGEFNKLKVGYPGKFTTANFLLGLAFPELTNKIELVFSDIEGALLDGSIDLGLIIHENRFTYAEKGLYKVVDLGEYWESTTKFPIPLGGIVVKRSLPKDVKDTLNTILKESVEFAFANPKSGLEFIRSHAQEMSEEVMYKHIELYVNKYSVELGVEGRNAITKMFQKAQEMGFIPHSDKKLFLS from the coding sequence ATGAAATTAACATTGGGGTTTTCTCCCTGTCCAAATGATACATTTATTTTTGATGCTTTGATTCATCATAAAATTGACACCAAAGGGCTTGATTTTGAGGTGGAATATCAGGATGTTGAGACATTAAATTTGAAGGCATTTCAAGGAGATCTGGACATCACCAAACTGAGTTATCATGCTTTTGCTTATGCCGTTGAAGACTATGAATTATTGGATGCAGGTAGTGCTTTGGGCTTTGGTGTAGGGCCAATGCTGATTACAAAAGATGCGACTTTGGCCGAAACGCTCCAAGCGAAGCTAAAAAATGGTGACGGTTTGGGTGAATTCAATAAGTTAAAGGTGGGATATCCGGGGAAGTTTACAACAGCAAATTTCCTGTTGGGGCTAGCATTTCCGGAATTAACCAATAAAATAGAGCTGGTCTTTTCTGATATTGAGGGAGCTTTATTAGATGGCTCAATTGATTTGGGGCTTATTATTCATGAAAATCGGTTTACCTATGCAGAAAAAGGACTGTATAAAGTAGTCGATTTGGGGGAATATTGGGAAAGTACGACAAAATTTCCGATTCCGCTAGGTGGTATTGTCGTAAAACGTTCGTTGCCGAAAGATGTGAAAGACACGCTTAATACAATTTTAAAAGAAAGTGTTGAATTTGCTTTTGCAAATCCAAAGTCCGGATTGGAGTTTATCCGTAGTCATGCGCAAGAGATGAGTGAGGAGGTGATGTATAAGCATATTGAACTGTATGTCAATAAATATTCCGTTGAATTGGGGGTCGAAGGACGTAATGCAATTACTAAGATGTTTCAGAAAGCGCAGGAAATGGGGTTTATTCCACATTCGGATAAAAAACTGTTTCTTTCATAA
- a CDS encoding YicC/YloC family endoribonuclease codes for MIKSMTGYGTASKENGKVKYSVEIKSLNSKFLELNLRLPKVVSDKELTLRTECSKLIERGKVNLNVTVEYADQTAKASSINADLLKKYYGQLQQIANELNDTHVNLFELALNMPEVVTNNDDTVDDEESSVLMDAFYDAVRHFNTFREDEGNVLAQDLKKRAEMILIYLGEVEALEVERIPLIRQRIEQFLNDSVGKENVDQNRFEQELVYYIDKLDVTEEKVRLRSHCNYFLKAFDSADSNGKKLGFISQEMGREINTLGSKANHAGIQQIVVRMKEELEKIKEQLLNVL; via the coding sequence ATGATAAAATCCATGACAGGATATGGCACGGCTTCCAAAGAGAACGGTAAAGTCAAATATAGTGTCGAAATAAAGTCCTTAAATTCAAAATTCCTTGAATTAAATCTTCGTCTACCTAAAGTAGTATCGGACAAAGAATTGACCTTGCGCACCGAGTGCAGTAAGCTTATTGAGCGCGGAAAAGTTAATCTGAACGTGACCGTAGAATATGCTGATCAAACAGCGAAGGCCTCATCTATCAATGCTGATTTACTGAAAAAATATTATGGTCAATTGCAGCAGATCGCAAATGAGCTAAATGATACGCATGTCAATCTATTTGAATTGGCGTTAAATATGCCTGAAGTTGTCACCAACAATGACGATACCGTAGATGATGAAGAATCTAGCGTATTGATGGATGCTTTTTATGATGCGGTAAGACATTTCAATACATTCCGTGAAGATGAAGGAAATGTATTGGCTCAAGATCTAAAAAAGAGAGCTGAAATGATTTTGATCTATTTGGGCGAAGTGGAAGCACTGGAAGTTGAGCGTATTCCTTTGATCAGACAACGTATAGAGCAATTTCTCAATGATAGCGTGGGTAAAGAGAATGTAGATCAGAATCGTTTTGAACAAGAGCTTGTTTATTATATCGATAAATTAGATGTCACTGAAGAGAAAGTTAGACTCCGTTCACACTGTAACTACTTTCTAAAAGCCTTTGATTCGGCCGATTCAAATGGTAAGAAATTAGGCTTTATCTCTCAAGAAATGGGCCGTGAAATCAATACCTTGGGATCTAAAGCTAATCACGCCGGTATACAGCAGATTGTGGTTAGAATGAAAGAAGAATTAGAAAAAATAAAAGAGCAGTTGCTCAACGTATTATAA
- the nadD gene encoding nicotinate (nicotinamide) nucleotide adenylyltransferase — MKKIGLFFGSFNPVHVGHLIIANYMANFTGLDEVWFVVSPQNPFKKKSTLADPYDRLEMLNLAVEDCEHLRVSDIEFHLPVPSYTIDTLTFLKEKYPTREFVLLMGEDILESLEKWKNAEIILRDFHIYVYPRPGYDGGKLKDHPSITMTDTPLMELSSTFLRKAIKENKNIQFFTPQKVIDFIDKKGLYS; from the coding sequence ATGAAAAAAATTGGTTTGTTTTTTGGCTCCTTTAATCCGGTGCATGTTGGGCATTTGATTATAGCAAATTACATGGCCAATTTTACTGGACTGGATGAAGTTTGGTTTGTGGTCTCTCCACAGAATCCATTTAAGAAAAAATCTACCTTAGCGGATCCCTACGATCGTTTAGAGATGCTAAATCTTGCAGTGGAAGATTGTGAACATTTGCGCGTGAGTGATATTGAATTTCATTTACCGGTACCGTCTTATACAATAGATACTTTAACATTTCTAAAAGAAAAATATCCAACTAGAGAATTTGTGCTTTTGATGGGCGAGGATATCTTAGAGTCATTGGAGAAATGGAAGAATGCGGAGATTATTTTGCGCGATTTTCATATTTATGTGTACCCTCGTCCAGGTTATGATGGGGGAAAACTTAAGGATCATCCTTCCATAACCATGACAGATACACCATTAATGGAACTCTCTTCTACTTTTCTGCGAAAAGCGATCAAAGAGAATAAGAATATTCAGTTTTTTACACCGCAAAAAGTAATTGATTTTATAGATAAAAAGGGGCTTTATTCATAA
- the gmk gene encoding guanylate kinase, with translation MSGKLIIFSAPSGAGKTTIVRDLLSKHGDKIEFSISASTRDPRGQEVDGKDYYFMSKEEFLHKVAKQEFIEFEEVYSGTFYGTLRSEIERIWKEGKNVIFDIDVVGGLRLKSKFPEQAISIFVQPPSLEVLKERLTGRGTDSEEKLQERFAKAELELTYANKFDVILKNFDLATACADAEEIVMGFINK, from the coding sequence ATGAGCGGTAAATTAATTATTTTCTCAGCACCGTCGGGTGCGGGAAAAACAACTATAGTAAGAGACCTTTTAAGTAAACATGGAGATAAAATAGAATTTTCTATTTCTGCGAGCACTCGTGATCCAAGGGGACAGGAAGTCGATGGAAAAGACTACTACTTTATGTCCAAAGAAGAATTTTTGCATAAAGTGGCCAAACAAGAGTTTATCGAATTTGAAGAGGTTTATTCTGGCACATTTTATGGTACTTTGCGTTCCGAAATTGAACGTATTTGGAAAGAGGGTAAAAATGTTATTTTCGATATTGATGTCGTCGGGGGATTACGCCTGAAATCTAAATTTCCAGAACAGGCAATCTCTATATTTGTGCAGCCACCATCTTTAGAGGTCCTTAAAGAACGTCTAACCGGACGTGGCACAGATTCGGAGGAAAAACTACAAGAAAGATTTGCCAAAGCGGAATTGGAACTTACCTATGCGAATAAGTTTGATGTGATCTTGAAAAATTTTGACCTCGCGACTGCTTGTGCCGACGCAGAAGAAATTGTAATGGGCTTCATCAATAAATAA
- a CDS encoding DUF4861 family protein translates to MKRTFILSLTLGLSSIAFAQNNKTITVKNPSTVSRTELISIPYATFEKHFELKKNVFTIVDSKDKAELAYQLEKLGQSIPQNVLIQVSIAPKSALTFGVTGNSPKTVATKTFARYVPERKDDFAWENDIAAFRAYGKALEGSSEDAQGFDFWSKRTNDLIIDEWYKTGDYHADHGKGLDYYSVGQTLGVGDATPFIDQQVVYHKHYRQYEVLDNGPLRTTFKLIYEPENVKGQHIQVEKTISLDAGSQLNKIRYAIKNTTSSSTPVVVGLAKRKEDKPQLLNDTKNGILAYWEPAEGDKITGTAVILPNKVKYVFKDNPKQFLLVTSVKNNSPLIYFTGAAFNKAGKITSFDQWQSYIKEFRNNLNQPLTIKYSK, encoded by the coding sequence ATGAAAAGAACATTCATATTAAGTTTAACGCTAGGGCTTTCGAGCATCGCTTTTGCCCAAAACAATAAGACGATTACGGTTAAAAATCCTTCAACCGTATCTAGAACAGAGCTGATCAGTATTCCTTATGCAACATTCGAAAAACATTTTGAGTTGAAGAAAAATGTCTTTACGATTGTTGATAGCAAGGATAAAGCGGAATTGGCTTACCAACTGGAAAAGCTAGGACAGTCAATCCCTCAAAATGTACTGATACAAGTATCTATTGCGCCTAAAAGTGCTTTGACTTTTGGTGTAACTGGAAATAGTCCAAAAACCGTTGCTACCAAGACTTTTGCGCGTTATGTCCCAGAACGTAAAGATGACTTTGCTTGGGAAAATGACATTGCTGCATTCAGAGCCTATGGAAAGGCATTAGAAGGTAGCTCCGAAGATGCCCAAGGATTTGATTTTTGGTCTAAAAGGACGAATGATCTTATTATTGACGAATGGTATAAAACAGGGGATTATCATGCCGATCATGGTAAAGGTTTGGATTACTATTCTGTGGGTCAAACACTAGGAGTAGGCGACGCAACTCCATTTATTGATCAGCAGGTCGTCTATCACAAACATTATCGTCAATACGAAGTCTTAGATAATGGTCCTTTACGGACTACATTTAAGCTTATCTATGAGCCAGAAAATGTAAAGGGTCAACATATACAAGTTGAAAAAACAATCTCTCTGGACGCGGGAAGCCAACTGAACAAAATACGTTATGCAATCAAAAATACGACTTCAAGCAGCACCCCTGTTGTCGTTGGTCTTGCCAAACGAAAAGAGGATAAACCTCAGCTGTTAAACGACACCAAAAATGGTATTTTGGCTTATTGGGAGCCTGCTGAGGGAGATAAAATCACTGGGACCGCCGTGATCTTGCCTAATAAAGTAAAATATGTATTTAAGGATAATCCAAAACAGTTTTTATTGGTAACTTCGGTCAAAAACAACAGCCCTTTGATCTATTTTACCGGAGCTGCATTCAATAAAGCGGGAAAAATAACCAGTTTTGATCAATGGCAATCCTATATCAAAGAATTTAGAAATAACTTAAATCAACCATTAACGATAAAATACTCAAAATAA
- a CDS encoding SUMF1/EgtB/PvdO family nonheme iron enzyme: protein MKQALFILILFLLSYISLIGQEKGYVLIPRGDYQLGDTMSMDNPKRTVQIESFWIALYELTNAEFEKFVQATGYQTLAERYHNAMVFEPGLAEFRWLQDSTAYWRFPNGISRGGIVDKMDHPVTCISFKDVLVYCAWADCRLPTFEEWEIAARAGNDGRYFEGVNKENIGQYANIWHSRDHLKADYSDGYMYTSPVGAFKPNPWGLYDVFGNVFEFCSGKLNRDGERHVAHARGGSWWCSRNSCSAFNTVYIGSVSPNASFSNLGFRIVKKAFTPKDKDF from the coding sequence GTGAAACAGGCACTTTTCATATTGATCTTGTTTCTCTTGAGCTATATATCATTAATAGGGCAGGAGAAAGGGTATGTTTTAATTCCCAGGGGAGATTATCAATTGGGGGATACGATGAGTATGGATAATCCGAAAAGAACAGTACAAATAGAATCTTTTTGGATTGCTCTATACGAACTGACCAATGCCGAATTTGAAAAATTTGTACAGGCGACGGGCTATCAGACTTTGGCAGAACGATATCATAATGCAATGGTATTTGAGCCTGGACTTGCCGAATTCAGGTGGCTGCAAGACAGCACTGCTTATTGGCGTTTTCCAAATGGGATAAGCCGTGGAGGTATAGTAGACAAAATGGATCATCCTGTTACCTGTATATCTTTTAAAGACGTATTGGTTTATTGCGCTTGGGCTGATTGCAGGTTACCCACTTTTGAGGAGTGGGAGATCGCTGCGAGAGCTGGCAATGATGGACGTTATTTTGAAGGGGTGAATAAAGAAAATATAGGTCAATATGCTAATATATGGCATAGCAGAGATCACCTTAAAGCAGACTATTCGGATGGTTATATGTATACTTCCCCTGTAGGGGCATTCAAACCGAATCCATGGGGACTTTATGATGTGTTCGGTAATGTATTTGAGTTTTGTTCGGGCAAGCTAAATAGAGATGGAGAGCGTCATGTAGCACATGCAAGAGGAGGGTCATGGTGGTGCAGTAGAAATAGCTGTTCGGCCTTCAATACGGTCTATATTGGCTCTGTTAGCCCGAATGCCTCATTCAGTAATCTCGGATTTAGGATCGTAAAAAAAGCCTTTACCCCGAAGGATAAAGACTTTTAA
- the surE gene encoding 5'/3'-nucleotidase SurE produces MVKKKPNILVVNDDGITAPGIKVLLEEMQKIGNVVVVAPDSAQSGMGHAITLGRPLRLDKINLYEGVEMYQCSGTPVDCVKLAVNKVFKGQKPDICVSGINHGLNNSINVLYSGTMSAAVEGAIEGIPSVGFSLDNFSHDADFSYCRPYVISITEQVLANGLPKNTLLNVNFPQTQGFKGIKICRQAGGHWVEEFDERIDPHNRDYYWTTGKFVLQDRGEDTDSFALANGYVSVVPTQFDMTAHHAIPELNSWSFDHLEGTTKHSKGEK; encoded by the coding sequence ATGGTAAAGAAGAAACCGAATATTTTAGTTGTTAATGACGATGGTATCACAGCTCCGGGAATTAAGGTGTTGTTAGAAGAAATGCAAAAAATTGGTAATGTGGTTGTCGTAGCACCAGATTCGGCACAATCGGGTATGGGGCATGCGATCACGCTTGGTAGACCACTTCGATTGGATAAAATCAATCTCTATGAGGGAGTTGAGATGTACCAATGTTCTGGAACACCGGTCGACTGTGTCAAGCTTGCTGTTAATAAAGTCTTCAAAGGACAGAAGCCGGATATCTGTGTTTCCGGTATTAATCATGGGCTCAACAATTCAATTAACGTGTTATACTCTGGAACAATGTCTGCTGCGGTCGAAGGAGCTATAGAGGGAATACCTTCTGTTGGCTTTTCGTTGGATAATTTTTCCCATGATGCAGACTTCAGCTACTGTAGGCCTTATGTGATTTCCATAACGGAACAGGTTTTGGCCAATGGTTTACCCAAAAATACACTGCTAAATGTCAACTTTCCTCAAACACAAGGATTTAAAGGGATTAAAATCTGCAGACAGGCTGGAGGACATTGGGTAGAGGAATTTGATGAACGTATAGATCCACATAACCGTGATTATTATTGGACGACAGGGAAGTTTGTCTTACAAGACCGTGGAGAAGATACGGATAGTTTTGCATTAGCAAATGGTTATGTTTCAGTAGTTCCTACACAATTCGACATGACTGCACATCATGCTATCCCAGAGCTCAATTCATGGAGTTTTGATCATTTGGAAGGTACGACGAAACACAGCAAAGGTGAGAAATAA
- a CDS encoding SDR family NAD(P)-dependent oxidoreductase, which yields MLQSFDLTGKVALVTGCKRGIGKAIAEALAEAGADIIGVSASLETTGSAVEKSIQALGRNFYAYKCDFSKRTALYQFIEKVKSEHPTIDILFNNAGNILRKPAAEHPDEYWDEIIEINQNAQFILTREIGKDMISRGTGKIVFTASLLTFQGGINVPGYAASKGAIGSLVKAFANEWASKGVNVNGFAPGYIATDNTEALRDDPERSKSILDRIPAGRWGTPEDFKGPAVFLASKAADYVHGTILTVDGGWMGR from the coding sequence ATACTGCAATCTTTTGATTTGACCGGGAAGGTCGCTTTGGTAACTGGCTGTAAAAGAGGAATAGGTAAAGCTATAGCCGAAGCATTAGCGGAAGCTGGGGCAGATATCATTGGTGTTTCGGCATCGCTGGAGACAACAGGGTCGGCAGTAGAAAAATCCATCCAAGCATTAGGAAGGAATTTTTATGCTTACAAATGTGATTTTTCAAAAAGAACCGCACTCTATCAGTTTATTGAAAAAGTAAAATCGGAGCATCCAACCATAGACATCCTGTTCAACAATGCTGGAAATATTCTGCGTAAACCAGCAGCTGAACATCCCGATGAGTACTGGGATGAAATTATCGAAATCAATCAAAATGCGCAATTCATCCTGACAAGGGAAATTGGAAAAGATATGATTTCACGTGGAACTGGAAAAATTGTATTCACGGCATCGTTATTGACTTTTCAAGGCGGTATCAATGTTCCTGGATATGCAGCCTCCAAAGGTGCAATAGGGTCATTGGTAAAGGCTTTTGCAAATGAATGGGCCTCCAAGGGAGTGAATGTAAATGGTTTTGCTCCAGGTTATATAGCAACGGATAATACGGAAGCATTGAGAGACGATCCAGAACGTTCTAAATCTATCTTGGATCGTATACCTGCTGGACGCTGGGGTACGCCAGAAGACTTTAAAGGACCAGCGGTATTCCTTGCTTCAAAAGCAGCAGATTACGTACATGGCACCATCCTTACTGTCGATGGTGGCTGGATGGGACGATAA
- the kduI gene encoding 5-dehydro-4-deoxy-D-glucuronate isomerase, with the protein MSINFESRYAIGPKEYKTLDTQGLRDNFLIEKVFETDKVNFVYTHYDRYMAGGAMPVNSKIKLETIPELLKEPYFLSRRELGIINVGGNGQVEVDGTLYELKTKEALYIGQGAKDIYFSSQESANPAKFYLNSTPAHHSYPTKKVTKEDANKIELGSLETANHRTINQMLLNKVVQTCQLQMGMTELKPGSVWNTMPSHTHDRRMEVYFYFELPEGQAVSHFMGPIDETRHIWMHNDQAVISPPWSIHSGAGTSNYTFIWGMAGENLDYDDMDKCAITELK; encoded by the coding sequence ATGAGCATTAATTTTGAATCCCGCTATGCAATCGGGCCGAAAGAATACAAAACATTAGATACACAAGGATTAAGAGATAATTTTCTCATTGAAAAAGTTTTTGAAACTGATAAAGTTAACTTTGTCTACACACACTATGACCGTTACATGGCTGGTGGTGCAATGCCCGTAAATTCTAAAATTAAATTAGAAACAATCCCTGAATTATTAAAAGAACCTTACTTTCTCTCTAGAAGAGAATTAGGTATTATCAATGTCGGTGGCAATGGGCAGGTAGAAGTAGATGGAACATTGTATGAACTTAAAACCAAAGAAGCTCTCTATATCGGTCAAGGCGCAAAAGATATCTATTTTTCAAGTCAAGAAAGTGCGAATCCGGCAAAATTTTATTTAAACTCAACACCAGCGCACCATAGTTATCCTACCAAAAAGGTCACTAAGGAAGATGCTAATAAAATAGAATTAGGATCTCTGGAAACAGCCAACCACCGTACCATCAACCAGATGTTATTGAATAAAGTTGTACAGACCTGTCAGCTACAAATGGGAATGACAGAGCTAAAGCCAGGATCCGTGTGGAATACGATGCCATCTCATACACATGACCGTCGTATGGAGGTTTATTTTTACTTTGAGTTACCAGAAGGTCAGGCTGTATCTCATTTTATGGGACCGATAGACGAAACACGTCATATCTGGATGCATAATGATCAGGCTGTCATTTCTCCACCTTGGTCAATTCACTCAGGAGCTGGAACATCCAACTATACTTTTATCTGGGGTATGGCGGGCGAAAACCTCGACTACGATGATATGGATAAGTGCGCTATCACTGAGCTTAAGTAG